The Scyliorhinus canicula chromosome 17, sScyCan1.1, whole genome shotgun sequence DNA window aaatccctgagtcgccacactccggcacctgttcggatatacagagggagaattcagaaggtccaattcacctaacagaaattctttcaggacttgtgggaggaaaccagagcacccggagaaaactcacgcagacagagggagaacatgcaggctccgcacagaatgtgacccaagctaggaataaAACcgaggaccttggtgctgtgaagcaacagtgctaaccactgtgctacctgccaTTCAAAATGGTGGAGATTGAGGGTTTGAGAGATTCTGTCTGGTTGTCGATATATAAAGTTCCTTACATTCGCCTCTTCTCGTTCCATCTGTCTTAACCCAGCCCATCTTCCCCCATCCTCACATCAAAGCACGGCCTTGTGCAAACCAAGATTGGGTGGCTGGATCCCTTCTCTGAAAGATAGTCATGAAccagtgggtttttacaacaatccagcagttttcatgctCACTTTTTCCTTGTGCCGGCCCCACAAGTTactagattcattcagctcaattttacAACCTGCCTTTTTGTTTTTGTGACTTTTCTCTAactcttttttttctgtttcatATCAATTTCACAGGGGATTAGATGAAGGATTTGCAGTCACGAAACTGAAGTCCAACATCACATCAGGCTTGACAACTGCCCAATTTCTCGTCACCAGAATATCatcagattttgaacatggaaggaaaaaacactgttcacagtgcggagAAACCCCACAGGTGTTCTGTGTATGGACGAGGATTCAGCTGATTATTTGACTGATCTGACCAGAAGCATAATCGGAACGTGAAGAATTTGTTGATGTGTgaagattgtgggaagggattcaattacccaCGAGTGTCGGAAATTCATAGGCGGTATCACATTGGCGAGAgactattcacctgctccgagtgtgggaagggattgacCATGTCATCGCACCTACTGACGCACCAGCTAGTTCAAGCTGGAGagcgaccattcacctgctccgaatgtggaaagggattcactaagTCATCCGCCCTGATgatgcaccagcgagttcacactggagaacgaccattcacctgctcggagtgtgggaagggattcacaaagTCATCTCACTTACtgaggcaccagcgagttcacactggggagaaaccattcacctgctccgagtgcaAGATGGGATTTACTCAGTTGGCCAACCTGTTGAGTCacgagcgaattcacactggggagaggccgttcacctgctccaaatgtgggaagcGATTCACTCAGATGTCTAGCCTGGTgatacaccagagagttcacactggggagaggccattcacctgctctgactgtgggaagggattcacgcaGTCGTCTGACCTTCTGAAACACCGGCGAGTTCACAcgggagagaggccattcacctgctccaagtgtgcgAAGGGATTCACTACATCCtcacacctgctgacacaccagcaagttcacattgaggagagaccatttaaatgtccagactgcgggaagtgctttaaaagttcctcggaactgatgtcccatcaacgagttcacaccgatatgagaccgtttaaatgcccagactgcaGCAAGTGCTATAGGAGTTCCTGGGAATTTAggtcccatcaacgagttcacactgacgagaaaccattcaggtgctctcagtgtgggactgggttcaggtggTCATCccaactcactgaacaccagcgacttcacagtggggagagaccattcatctgctcccagtgtgggaagggattcactcggtcatccaacctgctgacacaccagcgaattcacaccggggagagaccattcacctgctccctttgtggaaagggattcactcagttatcccatcttctgagacatcagcgagttcacaactAACTACAGTTGTTGGATTTGCtgctaatcacatccaggactggacCATGTTATTTAGGGTCTTTTTCTGTTGATGTTGATAAACTTCAGCCCAGTTTCAGATGTTAATATTGTGAGTAAAAATTAAATAAGTCAGCTTGGTTTTAATTTTTGAATGACTCCATATTTATGTGGGAAGCTGGGATTAGTCCATTTTCAAGGGAACAAAGGAATAGTAGAAACAGAACCCGGCATTATAATAATGATTTAATTGTGACATTCACTGGTCCGGAAAGGCGCTGTATAATTTCAAATCTGTCTTTCTTTAATCATCTTCAATCCCTACCCTCTGGTTACTGATCCTtatcagtggaaacagtttctcccaccTGCTCTATCAAACCACCTGTCCACATAACC harbors:
- the LOC119951995 gene encoding zinc finger protein 239-like encodes the protein MCEDCGKGFNYPRVSEIHRRYHIGERLFTCSECGKGLTMSSHLLTHQLVQAGERPFTCSECGKGFTKSSALMMHQRVHTGERPFTCSECGKGFTKSSHLLRHQRVHTGEKPFTCSECKMGFTQLANLLSHERIHTGERPFTCSKCGKRFTQMSSLVIHQRVHTGERPFTCSDCGKGFTQSSDLLKHRRVHTGERPFTCSKCAKGFTTSSHLLTHQQVHIEERPFKCPDCGKCFKSSSELMSHQRVHTDMRPFKCPDCSKCYRSSWEFRSHQRVHTDEKPFRCSQCGTGFRWSSQLTEHQRLHSGERPFICSQCGKGFTRSSNLLTHQRIHTGERPFTCSLCGKGFTQLSHLLRHQRVHN